The DNA segment aTGATGTCCCCGcttggtattgtaaatgagtatgtgtgtgtgaagacgtgtgttttttcgccactgaccggttcagatcgccagtgctatctctgtaaatagcatgctaacttagcctttcccttacctctgggctgtgtgatgtcacgagctttgctccactgtgtctgtagctctctctactcgtgggacagccattttcttgaggaagaggtgtttcgggattggatgtcttctcttcttcggctggcagtagtcattttgggagaagtgagcactgcagacccgatggtctgcaaggcgcagtgtctggaggggagtgttagcatccatttgtagcacaactagctacaacttcagcatctcgcggtccgacaaaggcagcctgtgaaagctgtaactcacggggtgttgcgcgacatcctgttcttgcgttcgggaaaaaggcccgtttatttgagcactccaaaaactccggtaacactccagggggtagcacgtaaaagactccgtcctctgactcttctagcgtaacacacacttcacacacacatactcatttacaataccaagcggggacgccatccgcctctctgctccaacactgaccgacagctgactccactcattcacagtcaccactgccccagggccgctacaatatgctatctacagagatagcactggcgatctgaaccggtcagtggtgaaaaaaagcacttttatatgggacgcatttgcccccattaccgttttagctcgttccGCAGCTctatactgaaccaattttagaacgagtggtacccatgaatcatacgcacacatacacatggggaaatagagcccaggttgaaaaataccgaagttgtcctttaagtgcagtacttgagtaaatgtacttagtaaCTTTTAACCACTGGGCATACGGTGAAACCTACCTGTAGTAATTAGGTTTGAAGGGGCCGTTCTTGTTGAGGCCCATGTACTTGGCCTGTTCGTCAGAAAGCTCTGTCAGATGGGCATCAAAGTTTGGTAGGTGCAAACTGGCCACATACTCAtctggaggacagagacagacaggaatcAACATGGTGTGGAAAGATATTTGGCTCACTGGACAATGTAATTTTTAGGTCTTGTCACATGGGGGCAACAATGAGCAACAAACTGGCCATAGCTTTTTAACTAATGTATCATTCTCATACTTAATCTATTAgtcaaaaatataaatcaaagtAAATTTGTTTCTTACCCATCTTCTTGGGCAGCAGATACACATCCTGTTTGTAACGTCCCTCTGGAGCATTGAACAACTCGATCAGGGCCAGAGCCTGCAGGCGACAGAGACCATACAATGGTTATATATACCAGCAGTGAGGGACAGGACACGACAGAACAGCAGGGTGGTGCAGTGAGAGGGAAAACAGTGTCAGTGATGGAGAGGGCCAAACTACTAACCTGAGTTGTAGCAGTGATGGACAACACAAACGTAGGCACTGTGGAGCAGCTCAGGTTTAAGAGGCGGCCCTGAGAAATAACAGAGTTCATACATGAACAGCAGTGTAGACATTGACACATAATGGTGTGCTAAAACTAATCATAAGATTTTAAAGGACACGGTTCTGTAATGATATAGTTCTGTAGAGTGACATCACCTCTGCAAGCAGAACAACCCTCTTTCCATCGGGCCAGATGATGTGGTCAACCTGAGAGCGCACCCTCTCCCAGGTCAGCTCAGGGCTGCGCAGACTCGCCTGAGCACATAAAAGACAGGTCAGTCTTTCAACTACATGACACATAGAAATAgaataaagaaaagaacaaagatGAAGGGGTTTCATGCAACTCAAATGGTGTGACTTATTTGGTATATTGTCcatgtagaaaaacaaaaacatcaagaGAAATCAAACAAAGCAGAGCGGAACATAAAAGTgaaagatgtaaaaaaaaagaaaaaaaaagagagagatctGTCTAGTGGaagaacatttattttgtatccCCTGAGAGGTTTTTAAGGATGATGATAATTTGACAGTTGAGCTCTGCAGCTAGATCTGATGACTGATCAGATATACAGATCTACTGTATAAACGGAAATGGTAAACAGCCTAAGACATAATGGAGGCAAGAAAGCCACAACATTTGGTGAAGTGAGTAAAACACAGTGTTTCAATTTTGTTGCACTGAAGCTCCCACTGGTCTGCACCATTGACTGTAAAGATGATAGACATGACAGCTCTgcaaagtgaagccaaaatatctcagCCTAGCccctgccccctggtggctgctggctgcagtgtaGGTCATAAAGCCTGCCCTCTCCATTTTAGCAGATGAGACATGGGCCGAATTCAAAAACTCTGTCAGTTGATGACTGTTCAAGCTTTCATTTTTCTGACTAGTTTGGTTATAATTAGTTATCTGATGCTATAAAAAACAGGTTTGACAACATGAttgacctctgtgtgtgtcaatCCATGTGCTCGCAATCAATGGAACTGCTAGCAATTGGTTTGATGGGTATATTGGTGGAAACTCAATACCATGCCCAGACTCTGGttccaaatgacatcactatTGCAAGATGGCTGGGATAttttcacttcatttttttGTATAGTGTTCATCTTTTAATACAGTTATTGATCTGCACCTgctgtgtgcgtgtatgtgtgtgagtttgtgctCTCAAAGTTAgactttaaaatataaattcCCAGgcacacatatttacagaacaatcATACAATGAAACAGACACATTACCACATCAATCTCAGTGTTGGAGTGTCCCATATTGCAGACGATGCAGCCATTCTTCATTCGGTCAAGCTGTTCCCTGGTGACAACATTCTTGTTgcctataaaaaaaacattgttgtgATGTGAAAACAGAGTCACTGTGTTAGCACAAGTGAGAGGAAGTCATgactgcagagtttcagagtgCATCTGTTTCTGTTATAAGAATGGATTCACAGCGACATGTAGATTGTGTTTGTCATTACGGCCATCTGACTAACACATGGACTGAAAGAGCATTTTAGTCGTCAGATGTAAAGCCTGTTTGAACTGGGGTATTTAAATGAGGCATGCTTTTTTTATGCTGGAAACACTGTGATTATCAAAGCAGAAGTAATGGATGTCACTGCATGGGGCACAGTACCAGTGCAAGTTATCACCACGTCCATCTGCCGGATGACCTCACTCAGCTTGACCACTCGGAAGCCGTCCATGCTGTGTAGATACACATGGAGATAGTTAAAgcagcacaaacacagtgaaaacCAGAGATGGTAACAAGCTGTCTTTTTGGAATCACAGCTTATGTAATGCACAATGTAAAGACAGCGGAGAATAATATGAAGCAGTAATGGTAATGTTAGTGACTCACCATGCCTGCAGAGCACAGATGGGGTCAATCTCTGTGATGCACACAATAGCTCCAAGGGCCTTTAGTGCGGTGCAGCAGCCTTTCCCCACCTACACACCACAGGGCAGTGCAATAGTTGTAAACAGAAATCTACAATACATGTAAAAAGGTCTGCTGCAGCAGTGAAAATAGTCATTACATCAGaagtgacataaaaaaaataaaaagaatctgAAATCAGAGAATGATTCACCTCTCCATAGCCACACACGACAACTTGTTTGCCTCCAAACATTATATCTGTGGTCCTCTTCAAGCTGGcagagacaaaatgacacacGCTTTTATCCATCAGCACGACTCGAACACAGAAaatctcaacacacacacacacacacaaaatggctgtcttttttggattctctaaTCCTCCTCACCCATCCAGGATGGATTCACGGCAGCAGTAAAGGTTGTCAAATTTCTGCTTGGTGACTGAGTCGTTCACATTCATGGCAGGGACACACAACTTGCCGGCCTTAGACAACTGGTACAATCTGAGAGGACACATGAGGAAATgttaagacacacacatgcacaaatacacacgcTAACTGAGCTGCAACCCTGTGTGACCTTCTGCTTTCCGGAGTGTCTGGCTAATTGATTCCATTGAGAGTTGTACATGCACAGCTGCTGTGACCTGTAGTGCAGCTCTGTCATGCTTCTCAAACAAGCTCCAGTCGACTCAGGCCGGTGACCTTTTCACTGTACAGTGTCAGTGTGTATTAATACTACTATGACTTACATAACTGCTTTTGATACCCTGTATCTATCATTCATCAGGGTGGTCAGTTTGCTTCCTGCTCAGCTCCATCTAGAGGACAAAATCATGTAAAGACCTCATGGAGAAGGATTCTAGAAGCAGATTAAACTTGTGCTAGATGTCTGTGCTATGTTGGTACTTTACATAGATATACATAGACATATATAATATGAGCCTAAAAAGGCATGCACTCATATCACAGCACAAATCGTGGTCTTTCTCCAAAGATGATTTTACTCGAGACAACAAACCCTGCTGCTCTTTGCACCTGCACTTTTTTAATGTAAAGagttattcattttaaaatgaattttgttacattcttatttattttaatgtgccTTTGGCCATTTGATCCATGCttgcaaacagaaacacagaggaaacgTCTTTTACAGATCAATAAGGACAGGTTGCTAATTGAAGAGTTGTGCAACAGAGTTTCACACAGGTGCATTACAGCTTCATATTTATGCTCGTAATGTCTATCAGCTGTGAATTGacattttccttttgtttaacaCACTTAACAGAGTTTGAGTCTTTCGATGAGATCTGCGTTAACTGTTTTGACAATAGGTGAGGAAGAAAGTGTGAAACCAATAGAAAGTGTTGACTCATTTAAGACCTCTGCTTTGCTAGAAAGGTCATGATGAAGAGCAAGAGGATCCCAGTCTCATTAAGTGTGTCTTAGCAATCAAGAAAGTTAGTGTTTCGACAGTGGGTCTTGTTAGgtttttattaattataaaaGTAGTAGAGTAATCAGAACTCCAATGAGGCCAAATGATTTGTGCCCAAACTGAAGTACATCAGTGAAAAATGTTGCTAGTTATACTATATGGAGAGTGAAATGGTTTCAAAATTCATGAAGACATATGCAAAATACAAACTGCATTAAAAGAAAAGGAACAGCAGTCACATGGTCAAACTACCTATGTGGGATAAGTGGAATATATGGAGTATGAAAGggaatagatggatggatgatgggtGATAGATAGATAGCAGTCCTTTTGGGAAATCTCTGTATGTATTAATCGCCTGACCTTTTCTCACCACTTGGGACTCACCATCATCGTCATGCAGTGTTGCTGCTGTCCAGTAATCTTATTGGACAGACTGGCAATCTtatgcagtttgtttttattgtttagtgACAATGAAAAATGCCAAGCATTAGAAACAGAAAGTTAAAACACTCTCCACAAAGGAGCGATAGAAGAGGACCAATATATGTCTGTCCACTCTGAACAGTCTGTTTACTGTCAGTTTACTGTTTACTGTCTGTACTGTTTTAGAAATTCAGTTTTGTTTAGGCTATTTCTGGAACAGGAAGCAAGATTTTACTTTCCTAcggcacaaaacaaccataaaataACTCCCTGCATCAGATCAATATGAATAACTCACAAGATATTGCCACAgtctttattatttataatcCATTAAGGGCTGTCATGAGCTGGCCCACAGACATATCAATTTTGTGATTTCTTGGTGGTTAAAAGATCAATTCTATAATTCTTATATTTTTGGCAGCAGTCACAGCTTTGGCCACCACCCACACTTTACTCATCAACATCAAATGGAGCCTCTGTGTCTCAAGTGGTGGCCCAaactacagaaacagacactAAGCCCCATCTCACCTGTGCACTCCAGTGACACTCTCCTCCACAATGCCCCGCACCTTCTTGAAGACACTGGGATACTTCTTGTAAACCCAGTGGGTTAAATCTCCACCATCATCCAAGATCTAAGGACAAACACAGGAGTGTTAACAGCATAAATGATAGCCTTCAAAATCAATGATAGCTCAGTAGAGCCCAGcgataaaacagataaaagatAACCGTCTAAGATTAGTGTTAAATGTGTCATGGGATTGTCAGGTTGGTACCATATTGGCCTGCCAGCCCTCCGTGTTGACACAGCGATCGATGCACCACCAGAAGTCATCCTCTGACTCACCCTTCCATGCAAACACAGGTACCCCTGCaggacacaaaacacacactcctcttaGCAAAGACAGACATCAGAGGACAGGAGGGCTGGACAGCTGCATGAGCAACAGGTCCATTAGGGGAACATTAGACAGTGAACGCACAGCATGCACACATGGGTTGCTTTATGCTTTGCATCAGGGTTTAGACTTTACTATAACACAAACTGTTTCaaccaaaatcaaaatacatgcAACAACACTTTTCAATGCGTTGTAGACATCCATTATGGTTAACATATCGATCCATAAATA comes from the Epinephelus lanceolatus isolate andai-2023 chromosome 8, ASM4190304v1, whole genome shotgun sequence genome and includes:
- the ahcyl1 gene encoding S-adenosylhomocysteine hydrolase-like protein 1 isoform X2 → MTDSVVDSKVEVKQATKYVKETENVAEKYSAMTVSKNSSDVNMNVGEMPSAAFTAVPTLKSVKKIQFANTEDKQEFSKYPTKAGRRSLSRSISQSSTDSYSSAASYTDSSDDETSPRDKAQVNTHGSSDFCVKNIKQAEFGRREIEIAEQDMSALISLRKRAQGEKPLAGAKIVGCTHITAQTAVLIETLVALGAQCRWTACNIYSTQNEVAAALAETGVPVFAWKGESEDDFWWCIDRCVNTEGWQANMILDDGGDLTHWVYKKYPSVFKKVRGIVEESVTGVHRLYQLSKAGKLCVPAMNVNDSVTKQKFDNLYCCRESILDGLKRTTDIMFGGKQVVVCGYGEVGKGCCTALKALGAIVCITEIDPICALQACMDGFRVVKLSEVIRQMDVVITCTGNKNVVTREQLDRMKNGCIVCNMGHSNTEIDVASLRSPELTWERVRSQVDHIIWPDGKRVVLLAEGRLLNLSCSTVPTFVLSITATTQALALIELFNAPEGRYKQDVYLLPKKMDEYVASLHLPNFDAHLTELSDEQAKYMGLNKNGPFKPNYYR
- the ahcyl1 gene encoding S-adenosylhomocysteine hydrolase-like protein 1 isoform X3, which produces MAHKHGHGRERIQFANTEDKQEFSKYPTKAGRRSLSRSISQSSTDSYSSAASYTDSSDDETSPRDKAQVNTHGSSDFCVKNIKQAEFGRREIEIAEQDMSALISLRKRAQGEKPLAGAKIVGCTHITAQTAVLIETLVALGAQCRWTACNIYSTQNEVAAALAETGVPVFAWKGESEDDFWWCIDRCVNTEGWQANMILDDGGDLTHWVYKKYPSVFKKVRGIVEESVTGVHRLYQLSKAGKLCVPAMNVNDSVTKQKFDNLYCCRESILDGLKRTTDIMFGGKQVVVCGYGEVGKGCCTALKALGAIVCITEIDPICALQACMDGFRVVKLSEVIRQMDVVITCTGNKNVVTREQLDRMKNGCIVCNMGHSNTEIDVASLRSPELTWERVRSQVDHIIWPDGKRVVLLAEGRLLNLSCSTVPTFVLSITATTQALALIELFNAPEGRYKQDVYLLPKKMDEYVASLHLPNFDAHLTELSDEQAKYMGLNKNGPFKPNYYRY
- the ahcyl1 gene encoding S-adenosylhomocysteine hydrolase-like protein 1 isoform X1 encodes the protein MTDSVVDSKVEVKQATKYVKETENVAEKYSAMTVSKNSSDVNMNVGEMPSAAFTAVPTLKSVKKIQFANTEDKQEFSKYPTKAGRRSLSRSISQSSTDSYSSAASYTDSSDDETSPRDKAQVNTHGSSDFCVKNIKQAEFGRREIEIAEQDMSALISLRKRAQGEKPLAGAKIVGCTHITAQTAVLIETLVALGAQCRWTACNIYSTQNEVAAALAETGVPVFAWKGESEDDFWWCIDRCVNTEGWQANMILDDGGDLTHWVYKKYPSVFKKVRGIVEESVTGVHRLYQLSKAGKLCVPAMNVNDSVTKQKFDNLYCCRESILDGLKRTTDIMFGGKQVVVCGYGEVGKGCCTALKALGAIVCITEIDPICALQACMDGFRVVKLSEVIRQMDVVITCTGNKNVVTREQLDRMKNGCIVCNMGHSNTEIDVASLRSPELTWERVRSQVDHIIWPDGKRVVLLAEGRLLNLSCSTVPTFVLSITATTQALALIELFNAPEGRYKQDVYLLPKKMDEYVASLHLPNFDAHLTELSDEQAKYMGLNKNGPFKPNYYRY